From Cheilinus undulatus linkage group 15, ASM1832078v1, whole genome shotgun sequence:
ATTTGTCATTATTGAGCCAGACTCGATGTTAACGGGTTGGGGAAGCTAGATGCTAATCCTAACAGCAAACCCGGAAGTACCTCGGATCGTACGGTAGCATGGGTGCTGCTGTGCAGGAGCGACTTAAATGTTTTCGATATATTGTTTAGTATTATTTAAGTCGTAATTTTCCATTAGTATTTCCTGACAGTGGTAGAAAACCACATCTATGATTGTAACCACCAGTGCAAGCCATTTTTCAAATCTTGGATTGTAATTAGCgtttcattttgactttcctGAAGGAGAAATGGAGCACTCTGCTTGTATTTTGGAGGAATTGAGGCAATTTATCGTAAATGACGCCCCACCTACAGCATATTACATCCCAGATTTCATAACAGAGGATGAGGAGGCTTACCTTCTACAGCAGGTGTACAAGTCTCCAAAAACCAAGTGGACCCAGCTGTCTGGGAGAAGGCTTCAAAACTGGGGAGGTTTACCACATCCTAAAGGCATGTTGGCAGAAAAGATGCCTGACTGGCTCCAGATGTACTGTGAGAAAATATCCTCTCTTGGTGCATTCAGTGGGAAATCAGCCAATCATGTTTTGGTGAATGAGTACAAACAAGGAGAGGGAATCATGCCTCATGAAGACGGCCCTCTGTACCACCCTACTGTCACCACCATCAGCCTGGGATCTCACACTCTCCTTGACTTTTATGCACCCATCAGCAGCCTGGAGAGTGATGCACCGCAGACAGAGGAGAACCGCTTCCTCTTCTCCTTGCTGGTGAAGCCGCGTAGTCTTCTGAtcctgcaggatgagatgtaccAGCATCTGCTTCATGGCATCCGGCCCTGTGCCCAGGACACGCTCACAGACAAGGTGGTGAACCTGTCTGCTGCTAAGGGTCTGCAGGGAGAGACTTTGAGCAGAGGCACCAGAGTGTCACTGACCATACGACATGTGCCAAAAGTTATGAAGACTAAACTTATACTGGGGAGGAAATGAAGAGACTGCAGTTTGAGTGCTGAAggcacaaaaacaatcaaacatgaTCAGTGGGAATCTTGTCTCTGCTGCTTGAATTATATCATTCATGTGTCTATACTAGGAATGCACTATAGGATTGGCACAttggtatctgcagatattagctttaaGAGTTAATTATTACTTTGGGCAGATATTAAtgtttctgctgatatttacaactaatattttggctttaaaaatctgcctatagtagctgtaaacattggccataCGAACAAAGTTAGTGGCGTTTTAGGCTGGTTTAACAGATCCACTTCTGCTGAAGTGTTTGTCGTTATTCCTGTCACTACTTACACTTTAGAGTCTGTTTTAAGGACCAAAATTTGTTAATTCGTtcatctttaaactttaaattgtctGTTTTCAGGACTGACGTTTTAGGTCTGCATTACATTTGCATATTGATACTGATGTCGGCACGTGGGATGTCAGAAATCCAgttttgtgcatccctagtttttacTGAATCACAACATGATTTCTTGAAAATATATGCTGCCTTAATTGATCACACAGGAAGCTGTAGTAGCTTTTCTGGACATTATCGAGTATTATTATACTTAGAAAATTAATAAGATCATAGGTTTATCCCCAAATTGTTAGCAGGAGATCTATGAAGCAAACATCTGCAGAAAAAAGATGACTATGcttaatcatgaaaaatgttgattaaatGCTGTAAAAGTAATCAAATATTCATTGAATGTTCAGAAAACAAGCTTATGTAAAGTCTGAAAATGAACCTCCACATGTTCTTtatgtttactttaaaatgactaACCATATCTATATCAacaaaaattattaattttgtttcattaatGTGTTCTTTTTCCAGCACTAAAACATCAAACAATTACATAACtgtttttgattctgttttttgtATGCACAAGATAAATCAGAGTTTTATTTAAGGGCTACGATTAAAAGTTCTACCATAGCTGAAATGGTCTGTTCAAGCtggtgtgttgttttcttttgcagatacatgaatttaaaaagcttaaaatctAGTtatgtttgagctaattaagGAACTTGGCTCCATTGTGTTCCTTGCTCATCAGGTAACACTACTTAAAATTCACCACTGGGTTGGCCTGCAGGAAAGGAGGAAAGTATAGGATATGCAGTATTATTCTCAATACCCTGATAATGGTATGAAGTGCaataaatgaaaagataaaGTTGATGTTAGGGGACACAGATGGCATAGTGGTTGGGTTGCTCCCCATGAAGGGAAGCTTGTCTTCAAAGCAGGCAGTGCTGGTTTGAATCCAGTCTGTGGCTCCTCTCCCACACTCCCCACTTTCTCTCCCTTATTTCCTGTCTCATCctcttcaaataaaggcaaaaagctaCCAAAAATGAATCTTATAAAGGAGGGTTAATATTAGTGCCAGCTCAGTTTTTACGTTGGTCTGCCGTTCTTGTTTTACACCATGCCTTTTTTGCTTCATGACTGTCTTCTTTCCTAAATTaactctgttgtttttcttaccACTAAATGATCCAAAGACATGACAGCTAAATTGAGCTTcatctgttttcaacaaaatggatgaatgaataaatgctTTACTTAGGATATGAACATCTTAACCTATCAGTCAAGATAATTTCATGAGAAATGTGTCAATGAAAAGACAAATGAAAACAATAGTCAGATTTCACTTATACTCATCTGTGTTACAGTTACACCAATTTAATCTgtaaaatttaatttactttttaaatttttttcaaacacctaaagaaaattacacaattccattttattttaggtctatttcataatttaatttaatttaaccccaaatttgaaaaaaaaatacgtATTTAACAAAATGACGTGAAAGCGtggctttaaaagtaatgtgTTCCCATAATGGGTTTAAAGGTACACATGCTGAGGGAGAGAGCTAGAAATGCTCTTGCTCCAGGGGgctggaaatgttttttgtacAATAATATCTCTTTTCATTATTGTAATTAATTCAGACCTTTACAATACATTAATTCAAAAGCTTAGATTGTGATAACAATGACATTGTGATTGGTTGCACAACCCAACTGCTAAGAAGCTAAATACCATTAAAAAAGTGGGTTGGGAAAGAATATTTGATGTTTGAAAGGCTTTAAGGTTTATGGTGTAAATGAAGCAGGTGAATGAAAATAATTTCTGACTGTCTGACAATTAAGGTCTATCAGTCAGTTCATCAGCTAATCAAGGCTTTATAGACCACAATCCAAAAATACCTGGgacactttatttatttttaggccttttttcatgcctttattcgatagaggaaggacagtggaaacagggaagagagtggggagagacatgtggtaaagggccacaggccagatttggacCCGGgacgcctgcgtacatgggtagtgccttaaaccacttgaccagcTGCACTCCCATACCTGGGatactttaaaaagtttataaagAACAGAATGCAGTTGCTTATACTTTAAAACTTCTTTATAACTGAACACAGCACCAAGACAAGatatttcatgttaaaatgtagatacatgtgtttttgataaaatactgaatttgatgcctgaaAGGTGATCCAAAAGAGTTGGGGCAGGGGCAAGAAAAGACTTGGAAAGTTGTGAAATGCTTTGAAAAAACAATGCCTGTCACAGTATGCCCCTGCATTTACAAATGTAAAATTAGAGATTTGCTCCAGGACACTTTTTTGTAGAGCTCACTGAGCCGaatctacaggtgcatctcaaaaaattagaatatcatgaaaaagttcaatattttttgtcactcttttctgaaagtgaaacccatgtattgtatagacttgttacacatagagtgaaatatttcaagcctttacttcttgaaatgtttgattatggcttacagataagaaaacccaaaattcagtgtctcaaaaaattagaatattacataagatcaattaaaaaaggatgttttaaacagagaTGTCaagcttctgaaaagtatgttgatttctatgccttcatacttggttgggcctcctcttgcatgaattactgcaccaatgcagcgtggcatggaggcgatcagcctgtggcactgctcaggtgtaatggaagcccacgTTGCTTTAATaacggccttcaggtcatctgcattgttgggtctggtgtctagcatcttcctcttgacaataccttagattctctatggggttcaggttaggccagtttgctggctaTTCAAGCACGGTagcaccatggtcattgaaccagcttttggtacctttggcagtgtgggcaggtgccaagtcctgctggaaaatgaaatcagcatcccCATAAAGCTTGtgagcagaaggaagcatgaagtgctctaaaatttcctggtagatggctgcgttgactgtggacttcagaaaatacagtggaccaacaccagcagatgccatggcagctgACTGTGggaacttcacactggacttcaagcaacgtggattctgtgcctctccactcttctaggtcccagagtctgggggAGGAgtggtgctcgggccctaataagACTCTACCATGCAAACACGAAGCCATGTATAAACAACATCAAGAAGCAACATATGCTTCAATACAGATTGTCTTTTCAGGGACATCCCTacttatttcagcaagatgatGTCAAGTCACATTCTGcacgagttacaacagcatggcttcacagtacaAGAGTGGATACAAGACTGGCATGCATGCGGCTTAGACCtgtctcccattgaaaatgaacatcATTTTGTGAAGCGACAATggaaatgacacatttttgagCAAAGTGAGATGTGCATCAAGTAAGAATGGGAGAGAATTCCACTTCCAGTGCTTTAAAAATTAGTATCCTCAGTCTCCAGACGTGTACAGAGTGTTGTTAGATGAAAAGGTGATGTAAATATGATGTTGACCCAGCTTTTTTTAACGTGTTTAAACAAGGTCGTAACTTTTAGGGGGGATTGTGTTTCTACTATATGTTTACTCTTATCAGTTAGCTTATGAATCACATGCTGAAGTTGGAGTAATCAAACCAGCCTAGACTGTTGGGACACTTTACGaacataaccttgcaaatcaGAACTGTTTGGTCTTCAGGACTGAATCTGTTGTATTCCAAAAAACAGGTTTAGTTTCTGAAAGGCTTTGTCATCCTGATCTCTGTCCTCCACATGCTCTGACTTTGTTTGACTTTGGTGTGAACTCATATTTCACAGGAGAGCAGCAGAACAATGGAGCCACAGATGAAACGCTGGAAAGGCTCAGAGTGTGACATCGACTCCTGGGTTGCTTTTCCGGTACTGTCAGATGAGCAGTCACAAGACGTCGAGCTAATTGAGGCATTCGCTGCACCCATTGTCAACAAGAAAGAAACATCTCGACTGGTTCGGGAGCTGAACAACCTTTACCCACTGAGCGGCCTTCAGCACCTCAAGAGGGTGCGGGCGCTGAAGGAGAAGGGCAGTCCTCACCCTCTAGAGGTCATTGTGTGTCTAGTGAGTGATGCTCCAGATATGAAGGAGGTCACCATTGAGTCTCTGCTCCACTCAGATGGATTTAAATGTGATGGATTGGGTGAACCTTTTGTGGTCAAAGTCCCTGCACGCCCACCTTTGACTCGACCCCAGTTTGAGCTGGCAAGCAAACACTGGCCCACCTCATTTCATGAGGACAAACAGGTGACGGTCGCCCTCAAGGGAGAGCTCTTTGGTCCATATCAGAAAGCTCAAATGCAAATGTACATGATTTCTGCTGTGACTGCTGCCGAAGCAGGGAGCAAACTGGGCATGGAGGCTGTGGGTGCAGTGGTGGTTGACCCAGTGATGGAGAGAATTATCGCAGTGGGTCATGACTGTAGAAGTGACCATCCTCTTCACCACGCAGTCATGGTCTGTATCGACCTGGTGGCTAGGAGTCAGGGTGGAGGATGTTACTCTTTTGACAGATATCCTGCTTGTACATTTAATCCAACACCAGATTTAGACACTTCCCCAAAAGACCCTGATTCAGAAGCGAGCTCTCAGCCGTACATATGCACTGGGTATGACTTCTATGTGACCAGAGAGCCTTGTGTTATGTGCGCCATGGCCCTCGTACACTCTAGAGTCGGTCGTGTCTTCTATGGTGCTGCCTCTGCTGACGGGGCCTTAGGGACCAAATACAAAATCCACTCACAGAAAGACCTGAACCATCGATTTGAGGTTTACAAAGGAGTCTTAGGCAAGCAGTGCGAGGAGCTGAGGAGAGTGGATGACAGTATCACAAAGGAAAgtagatttaaaaaaggatcAGTTTCATTAGCAGATCTCTAACCTTGTTTGATTTATCACAAGTGTAACTCCGAGAACAAATCATTGttttatgttatgttttaaataaagttttttaatgtggttgatattatttttaaaatccagtaaCCTTTGTTATACATACTTTTTTAGTTAAGTGcttaaatgtctttgtttttaaaatccagAGGAATCCTTTTTCCCTTAAgaatgcaggaaaggagccagagacctgATTTGGACCCAGGCCActcactttaaacacaacaGTCCCTGTACGTGGAGCATAAAGCCACtatgccagtggttctcaactttttttctgtggagCCCCCTACTGTAcatgtatctaagaaaagtTGAGCCACCCATAGGACCAGCAAGAAATTACCtttcgattttttttttcatttacaaatTCCCAGCAAAGTAGGCTTACACGCTCAGTCTTACTAAAAGATTTCTGTCTAAACTATCTTGTCAACACGTTATAATGGTTTCAATTAATATTTGCATATCTGTGACAACCTTGGTGCAAAGCCATGGCCCCCCCTGAGATCATTGTGCATCATCCAGCAATATCCTCCTaagatttttcttaatttattttattttatttttttgtgttactTTCATGGCTAAACCTTGCACTcttcaaaaaataaagtataaaaaacaTTGTATTTATCAAAATGTCTCAGAGAAACCAATGTAGGATTTATGACAAGTCCTTAATCTGCTGAATTCTTTACACCTATGTTCTTGGACTGAAGAATGCCAGGTGCTCCTTGAGAAATAggctttttatgcccatataaggacatGAGGCTGcggggcagtgtgcaaacacagagggCACACAGGAGTGAGAGAAGAAGCAAGATATCAGTAAGGtccaaatgaaaataaaccataaaacaaTTACAATACTTAAAGAAGCTTAAATATTTCCAAAGAGTATGTAGTGCTGCTCcaaatgacaacaaaagaggAAGATTAGCACCAGTAGTGGATATAAAATATACGCTGCGAACACATTAATTGGATGAAATCACTGGTTCAGGAGGTGCTTTCTTCATAACTGACATACCATGCTGTAATAAGAAAAGGATACATGAAATATCATTTAATCACATGTAAATGCCGGTGAGTGGTAagttttttactgttttaaatgtcaactcctaaaaatgtcaaattatctccttataatgaaatattttgtgacttaaatcacataaaaaaattaaatgatttatgttttttttcttcatatagTGGCCCAACTTAAAGAAGCGTTTAAGTCAAAATTGATTGAAGGATTGAGGATTTTTCACATCACATTATGTATCccagagaaaaaaggaaacgtTGTTCAGCCTCACTCAGGTCAAACGTTTAGCTAAGCTATCTGCTGTCTGTATATGGTTTACGAAAACAACACACATACAAGCTGTAATCACTGGAAATTAAATTGGACAGattcaaaaacaataaaaataccaATAAAGAATCCTCTGCCCTCAGCTTTGTCTACAGCATATCCTTAAAATCCAGTTTCTttgtaaacaataaaaagaataaGCATGGGAGATGAGacacttagagggcaccaacATTTTAATAAGATTAAGAACAAGAAATATCAAGATTACTATGAGCTATGGCCAAACAAAGCAGGACTAGCTGCcttgaaaatagcaaaaagtcaTAATCTAAAGAGAGCAGCTACATGAATGTAAGTTTACCATAGACACTGCAGACCTCTCTCAGTAAACACTTAATCTGACAACAGTTATTTGTCTCATTTCTACATACAGGACATTACATCACAAAAAAACTGTACAATGAAAAAAGCCTGCCCTTTTCTGATTGACATACAAATGAAAATGATTCACACACTGAGGAAATCatgcaaataaagaaatgattcAGTTTTTGCACTCAGCACGAATGCATTTGACACCCATTACAAAATGAGAGTGTGCCAATTAACACTGAGCCAACTTTAGTAAGTAAACatctttgaaaaatacatttgggACATCTTTGTGGCTAGAAACAGACTCACTCACAATATGTGTTGCCGTGTGAATTGGAGggaaagacagaagagaaatAAACTCAACCAAAAGCCTCACCGATGCCTGGGCCAGCCCAGGTCTCTGCAGGCCAAAATTACATCATTAAATATTCACATAAGTTAGTTATGCATATGGCATCCTGTCACCTAGAAACCTActcctgtattttttaaacatttcatcttaAACCTGATAAATCTAAACAACAACAGTGACATTTACACAAACTGTACAACTTCAGGGTTACGCGCTACGCAAGACTTTACTTCTGCTGCAAAGAGGCACAGCACTGACAATAACTTAATACTTGTTAATACCGAACAGTCTCACTCCGTGCAGCTGCGGCAGCTTTGGGATCAGGACGCTCAAAAGCGAAGCCGTGTTTATGACAAAGTGTGTTGAGTCATACTTTGTGTAGAAACTTGCCAGGAAGTATCTGTGGAGCAAAACAAGATGAATCAATTAAACAATACACCATTGTTGGAGTCATATTCAAGACAATAGGctgaagaacaaaacaaaagtgcAGACCAAATTGTCTGGATGAGACTCATAAATTTCATCATCTCAGTTTCCTTGACTGTTCTACAATGAGGTTGTCTGTCACAAATCCAGCTCATGTTTAACAATATCTGTGCCACGAAATAATCGTGATGAAGGAAATTATAGTGATTCTAAGcctgttttgtttaaaatgtaacaaaatacAGTATGTCAATGTCCTCTAAATAAAGGCTTCTCCGCACTCATTCCCCTTCAACTCAAATGTTTGGCATCAAATGTTCTTAAAGCACAGCTCTGAAACCAAGTCCGATGGCACTTAATCTTCTTTCCAGCAACTTTGTAGCACGATTTATGCACCCTTTTGTTCTCAAGTAACATGATGTCTTTGCTTTACCTGGATTGTTGTTACTGtctctgagtttgtgtgtgcagCTGTTTGAATCTGTTCACAGTGAAATCGAGCATATAAAACAAACATAGGGATGCAATAAACAACAGTATTTTGTCGTTGACTATTGTGACAATTTGTCAACTAATTGGATAATGTTTTGGACAACTACTCAATAGCTCTTACTAAGGTGATATGCCCTGAAAAATCTAAATGCAAACATTATTATCGTTTTAGCTTTAAACAGAACCAGTGACAATTAGGGGTGCAAGATATTGGATTTATGCCGATAttcgatatttacaaatttattatTGCAGATACTGATATCGATACCAATATTCAAATATGTTTGtaagacctaaaacttaagtactttgaacacactttaaggttAGAACAAAGAAACACTCTTTAGGCCTTAAAACATACTTTAACGTTTAAAGAataaggataaataaagaaaaagacctcaacggGCACAGATCTGTTGGTCCAGGCTAAAACTCACACAAATTTCTTAGTATAtatggccaaaatttacagtcgatatatgctgatattcacagtcAGTCAGATGTAACTATCAGCAGAATTTTAACTtcagccaatactgatatttgcctttttaagctagtatctgctgataccaaaaTCAGGCTGATAATGTTATGCATCCCTAGTGACAACTTAGGTAGGACGACTTTGTTTCTGTGTAGCCTGGTACCTTATACAGTATATTCATGTAAATCAAGCTACATATACAGTGTGCATGCGTTTTAGGAATGTAGGGAGcaaaggattcatcacagggcccaaTGTTCCACAACTGTCTGAGGAAGAGGGCTTACAGAGTCAAGCTAGGCACATGTCAACATACATGTGTGTCACTTGGCAGCCAAGAccaagctcaacagcatctattttgtctgggcctttctACCCTTGGTAATTCCTCCTGTTTtcgggcccttgggacatccacagtaCAACCAGGGGCTCAAAGCATCCCTGCTACCCACCCGAatggtaccctaggctgtgcttacttgcCACCCTCTACTGTGCTTTAATGGCTTGgatgttcttatttttttctccaacaGATAATTTTCTCatacccctggtaatatgcaaggacatccaaaGCACAAGATGTTgatatttttgcacttctccaaACCAGcctttgcatgcattttatcCACCAACTAGCTCCACTGTTTGAGCTCACGTTAGTTACTGGAGCTGGGCATGTCtactacttcattttgtcttgttactctgattggcccaaaataaatgtgacagacagaatgtttgtccaatcacctttctatatttttttttagaagttcccaaacactttgaatTGGAGGTTTCccggatgaatgtgaaatatgtccCATGCAACggaaatatgaaacagtctatctggcatgttaAGTTAGCCTGCTCTACCACCCCGGCTTAACTAGCACCCTCTGCATCATCATATCATCATCATATTTAAAGGTAATAACTAAAGGCCTGTCTAATATCTGGTTGTCCATGGAATCACACAAGGATTTGATTAAACTAGAAAATGCCTTCCTGTCCTTTTTTAAAGAATCTATCAGTGTTAAGACAGAACAGCAGAATGTTTAATACGTACAGAATAATTGGAGAAATGGTGAAGAACTTTCTGGATGAAGTGAACTGCACGCCGTAGTCCAGCTGTTCCCAGTGTGTGAGAAGTCTGGCCTTTCCTTGGTCGGGGGTCTCAAAGGGCGTGCCTTTCACTGCATGCATGAACACATACATTCCCTgtggagacaaaaacacaggCTGTATTGTGGTAATACTGCAGTCAGTGCTGAACAAGACCATTTTATACCGATAGCATGAAGTGACTGCTTGTTCATCCCGTTTGCTCTCTTAAAATTTAGAACATGAAAAggcaaaacatgaaaaatgctgTCACAAGTCATTTAAATCAGAGGTTATGAAAATACACTGTAGCTTCTGACTAGGGTTCCTATTTCCTTTTCTAATTGACTGGTTCAAGGATTTCTTTCCCCTAAAAATGAACCACATAAATTGTAAAATCTGTTTAAACATGTGAGAATAACACACTTGGCTTCGGGGCTGCTGCAGAAGTTTGAGTTGGATGTGCAGAGTATTTATAGCAGTTAGACAAGTGGTTGTAGATGTGGTTAACACTTATTTCCAACTAAATGCCACAAAGTCAAAACACAGGAATGCAGCTTTAATTGGAAAACCTCCATTAGAGAGGGAAAGTAATAAAATTAAACTGCTGGCATCCAACCAAGTCATAATCAGCACACTGCTGTTGTATTGTGTGGAAAACAAAAGGCCATAGTTGACCTCAGTGGTTACTGTTAATAGCCTTCCGTATTGGCCGTGATACAAAATCCTTGTTAACTACTTCGAGCTTGCTCAACTTCATGATGTCACACACATCGACTTTGTTTCTTTATTGAGGCCAGCCTGGTAACAATGAAAGGTCAGTGTTCGCTTCAGACTTAATGGGCAATGAGGAAATTATCATAATAGGTCACGCATCTGGCCGGCAAAGTGACAAACTCCCAAAAATAGAGGATATCTTGATAAGTGAGCACAGCACAGGCAGGACAGAGGGTAACAGACACCAGACTGTTTGAATAGGAACACATGCAAGATTCATTTGGCTTGGCAGGCTACGACTGACTTTCAAATTCTTCTCTGTTACACCCTCAGAGTAAATGATTTGTTTCAGTTATGTGAAAGTCATTTGACATCAACCTGATTGGCCTAGTTACTGGTTTGGCTTAGTGAGCACCAGTAACTGTGTGAGAGTGAAACTTACAAAGTTGTGTATGACATTGGTGAGAGTCCACACCACTGGCACGCTGAAGAAAGGAATGCTCAAGAGCACGATGTGAAGTATGCCAACACCAAGCGCGTAGGTCAACCAGATCCCCCTACTGTTCATGACCCGAGTGTTTGGGTTCACCTCGCTGTGTGCCACACCCACATTCATTCTGGTCTGCAGACAGAAAAGACAGTCAGGTTTTCAGAGCACTTTGCATGACAGGAAGCATCTGCAAGTTCTCTTTCCATCTCAATGACCTACTGAAGGtagaacttttcaaaatcagGCCAACAagaatgtatttttatgttttaaacttttatgaaACTTTTGAACGACAGACAAGTATAAGAACAAGAAAAAGAGAACAACAAAACAGGCAGGAAAtataaatgacattaaaaagaagaacaaagaatgaTCACAATAATACAGAAAGTGTTATCAATGTGTATGTCATGCATGACTGAAAATATGTGCTTAGacaaaacatcatttttctgttttctcatgATGCATGCTGTCCAAAACCGTCCCATTGCTTCATGACTCCTTCTCAACATCCTTTTCGAATGCAAACATcatctcttctttttgcattttcagttaCAAGGATTTGGCTCTTTCCAAACGACTCTACTTATCATACCACAGATTTATAACTAGTGATCCTTACAACATACATCATTGTGTCTGATATGGTAAGTTTGGATGGTCTTCTCTCCAGATTAGACAAGATTTTCATTTGCCTCTTTTACTTACAAAGCCCTTTGGGAAAATAACCTTTTAACCTCACAGAACTTCTCCATTTCTCAGTCAACCATTATCAGACATGCTCCTCAAACCAGTTGCTTTAGCATCTTCTACAAGTCGGATCACAGCGAGGacaaactgcttttttttattctgctcCTGATTCCTAGAACAGGCTAGATTCTTTCCTAGATTCTAAACCACCTACCTTGTATCTGAAATTAATTCACGTAAGTGTGCCGTCTCATAATCAATTTATACAAATTTAACCTTTGAACTTCCTTTCAATGTACTTAGTCCATTTTTATCTTAATTATTCAGACCTAATGTTCAGTATGGATTCCCAGTTTAATGGTTCTAATGTCCGTTTTTAATCACTTCATATTCTATCTTAGTTTCTgctagtgctgcacaattaatctaatcacagttgtgatgtcaggctgtgcaattacatgaTCGCATAAAAGGCTACAATCATTTTTGTATGAAGTTGTAAAagaaagtagggatgcatgcatgatattggatttttgcaactatctgatttgccaatatttacaaaaataaa
This genomic window contains:
- the adat3 gene encoding probable inactive tRNA-specific adenosine deaminase-like protein 3 isoform X2, whose translation is MEHSACILEELRQFIVNDAPPTAYYIPDFITEDEEAYLLQQVYKSPKTKWTQLSGRRLQNWGGLPHPKGMLAEKMPDWLQMYCEKISSLGAFSGKSANHVLVNEYKQGEGIMPHEDGPLYHPTVTTISLGSHTLLDFYAPISSLESDAPQTEENRFLFSLLVKPRSLLILQDEMYQHLLHGIRPCAQDTLTDKVVNLSAAKGLQGETLSRGTRVSLTIRHVPKVMKTKLILGRK
- the adat3 gene encoding probable inactive tRNA-specific adenosine deaminase-like protein 3 isoform X1; translated protein: MEPQMKRWKGSECDIDSWVAFPVLSDEQSQDVELIEAFAAPIVNKKETSRLVRELNNLYPLSGLQHLKRVRALKEKGSPHPLEVIVCLVSDAPDMKEVTIESLLHSDGFKCDGLGEPFVVKVPARPPLTRPQFELASKHWPTSFHEDKQVTVALKGELFGPYQKAQMQMYMISAVTAAEAGSKLGMEAVGAVVVDPVMERIIAVGHDCRSDHPLHHAVMVCIDLVARSQGGGCYSFDRYPACTFNPTPDLDTSPKDPDSEASSQPYICTGYDFYVTREPCVMCAMALVHSRVGRVFYGAASADGALGTKYKIHSQKDLNHRFEVYKGVLGKQCEELRRVDDSITKESRFKKGSVSLADL
- the ormdl1 gene encoding ORM1-like protein 1; translated protein: MNVGVAHSEVNPNTRVMNSRGIWLTYALGVGILHIVLLSIPFFSVPVVWTLTNVIHNFGMYVFMHAVKGTPFETPDQGKARLLTHWEQLDYGVQFTSSRKFFTISPIILYFLASFYTKYDSTHFVINTASLLSVLIPKLPQLHGVRLFGINKY